The nucleotide window ACCTCAAGAACTGGGTCAAGAAGACGGACGAGGACGGCAAGCCGATCCTCAACAACGACGGCAACCCGGTTCTCGAACAGAAATATTCCGTTGAAACCGGCACCGTTCTGAAGATCAATACCAAGAACAAGAAACTCTACAGTGATGATGGCAAGGAAGAGTTGGCCAATGTGGCCTCTGCCTTCACGCCGCAGAAGGTCGAGTTCATGAAGGCTGGCGGTTCCTACGCCGTGGTCTTCGGCAAGAAGCTGCAGACGGTTGCCGCCGACATCCTCGGTGTCGAGCCGCCGGTTGTCTTCGCGCCTTCCAAGGAAATCACCAAAGAGGGTCAGGGCCTGACCGCCGTTGAAAAGATCTTCAACAAGAACGCCGTTGGCGTGAGCGCGAAGTTGCCGCTGCTCGCCGGTTCGGACGTGCGCGTCAAGGTCAATATCGTCGGTTCTCAGGACACCACCGGTCTGATGACCGCGCAGGAACTGGAAGCCATGGCCGCAACGGTGATCTCGCCGACGCTGGACGGTGCCTATCAGTCCGGTTGTCACACCGCTTCCGTATGGGATCTCAAGGCGCAGGCCAACATTCCGAAGCTGATGAAATTCATGAACGGCTTTGGCCTGATCACCGGTCGCGATCCGAAGAATGTCTATCCGCCGCTGACGGACGTCATTCACAAGATGCTGAACGACCTCACCGTGGATGACTGGGATATCATCATCGGTGGCGACAGCCACACCCGCATGTCCAAGGGCGTCGCCTTTGGTGCCGACTCCGGTACCGTGGCGCTGGCTTTGGCCACCGGTGAAGCCACCATGCCGATCCCGGAATCTGTCAAGGTCACCTTCAAGGGTGCGATGGCCGATTACATGGACTTCCGTGATGTGGTGCATGCCACTCAGGCCCAGATGCTCAAGCAGCATGGCGACAACGTCTTCCAGGGCCGCATCATCGAAGTGCATATCGGCACCCTGTTGGCCGACCAGGCCTTCACCTTCACCGACTGGACGGCCGAAATGAAGGCCAAGGCCTCCATCTGCATTTCCAACGACGAAACCCTGATCGGATCGCTGGAGCTGGCCAAGAGCCGCATTCAGGTGATGATCGACAAGGGCATGGACAACGAGAAGAAGGTTCTTCAGGGCCTGATCGACAAGGCAGACAAGCGTATTGCCGAAATCAGGTCCGGCGAGAAGCCTGCCCTGCGTCCCGACGACAATGCAAAATATTTTGCCGAAGTGGTTGTCGATCTCGATGAAATCGTCGAGCCGATGATTGCCGACCCGGACGTCAACAATGCCGACGTCTCCAAGCGCTATACCCACGACACGATCCGTCCGATCTCCTACTATCAGGCTGAGAAGAAGGTTGATCTGGGCTTCGTCGGTTCCTGCATGGTGCACAAGGGCGACATGAAGATCGTTGCCCAGATGCTGCGCAATCTGGAAGACGAGAAGGGCAAGGTCGAGTTCAAGGCTCCGCTCGTCGTGGCTGCGCCGACCTACAACATCATTGATGAGCTGAAAGCGGAAGGCGACTGGGACGTTCTGGAGAAATACTCCGGCTTCGAGTTCAACGATGCAGCGCCGAAGAACACCGCGCGTACTGAATATGAGAATATTCTCTATCTGGAACGCCCGGGCTGTAACCTGTGCATGGGCAACCAGGAAAAGGCCGAGAAGGGCGATACCGTTCTGGCAACCTCGACACGCTTGTTCCAGGGTCGCGTGGTGGAAGACAGCGCCGAGAAGAAGGGTGAATCCCTGCTTGCCTCGACGCCGGTGGTTGTTCTCTCTGCCATCCTTGGCCGCACACCAACGCTTGAGGAATACAAGACGGCTGTGAAGGGGATCAACCTGACCAAGTTCTCGCCACCACAGGAGATCCCGGGCACCTCGCGGTCCGTCCATTTCTAGGATCTTGCGGCTGAGCCCGGCTCGCCGTGACATGGAAGCAACGCCCGGTGTTCGAAAGAGCGCCGGGCTTTTTCATTTGGTTGACTGTCGCGGTGGTCAGGCGTATCCAGAAAGCAGTGATGGAAACAGGAGTTTTGATGTCCCGCTGAAGAGGGAAGCCGCTGGGCTTCCGATTGCACGAACAACGTAAGATCTGCGGCGCGGTGTGCCTGCAGCGGTGGTTTGTGCCTTCTTTTTGCGAAGCATTGAAGCTGGAGGGCGGTTGCCACTCCGGCCATAACGGGACATACCATCATGATCCGGACATTTACATCTGATGACACCGACGCCGTGATTGCGATTTGGCGCTCGGCCAGCGAGCTGGCGCATGCCTTTCTTTCTGCCGAGTTCATGGACGAAGCCGAACGGCTGACGCGGGAGATCCATCTCCAGCAGGCCGAGACTTGGGTCTATGAATGCAACGGCAAGATTCTGGGCTTTATCGGGCTGATTGATGACTATATCGGTGGGCTGTTTGTCGATCCTGCCCATCATGGGGAGGGTATCGGCAGAGCCCTCGTCGACAAGGCCGTGGCAGAAAAGGGACCGCTGGCGGTCGAGGTTTTCGTCGATAATGCCATCGGGCGCCGGTTCTACGCGGCCTATGGTTTTCAGGGAGAAAAGCAGGTGATGGACTCGCATTCGGGCTTCCCGCTGTTGCAGCTCACCTATGAGCCGCGGGAGTGAGGCTAGGGAACCCGGCGTATCATGCGCCGGGTTTTTGCTTGCGTGCCCTGGTCGTTATCTGTCAGACTGGCAAAAACAAATCCTTCCAGATCCGAGATTCCCAATGACCATATCTGTTCCTCCTGCCGACGCAGACGCGCGTCGTGCCATCAAGCCGGTTATCTGCTATCCGACCGAAACACTGCCCCGCCCCGATGTGGCCCTCTATCAGACCGCCTTCGAGGGGGCAGAGAAGGTTGACGAGGTGATCATCCCGCTGCGGGATGCCGCCAGCATCGAGGTGCCAGCCGGTCATCTGCTGCGTATCATCTGCCCGGAGGGGCCACAGGTGGGGGATCTTGACCTGTTCAACAGTGCCAATCTTGATGAACGCTTCTATTCGGGCAAGACCCGCGCCCTGCATGGAACCCATGTGAGCATTGGTGATCAGCTGTGGTCGAGTTTCCCCTATATGCGACCGATGGCAACCGTCATCGAGGATACGCTGTCATGGTATGGCATCGATCCGTATGGCGGCTCGGTGCATGATGTGATCGGCACCCGCTGCGATCCCTATACGGGGCGCGTTCTCAACGGGGTGGATTATCACCATTGCTGCCATTCGAACCTGACACGGGCGCTAGCCCGGGCGCGAAATCTCAGCCTGCCCGAGGCGGAGAAATATATCCACGATGTGCTCAATGTCTTCATGTGCACCGGGTTCACCCGCGACACGGGGCAATATTTCATGAAGGCAAGCCCGGTGCGGCCCGGCGACACTCTGGGTCTTTTTGCCGAGATCGATCTTCTGGCAGTGCAGAGCGCCTGTCCGGGCGGGGATTGTTCATCCGAGCACTCCAGCGATGCGGCCCAATGCTATCCGTTGAAGATGGAGGTTTATAAACCGCTGGCCGGACGGCTTGAGGGCTGGCAAAGCCCGGCGGTCAACGCCTATGATTGCAGTCACGGCTGCTGAGGGGGGGTGCTAGAACAGGGCGACGAGTGTGGCGCCGACGGCGATCAAGCCGACGCCGAGCCAGCCGCCAAGGGAGAGATGCTCACCGAGGAACAGGGCACCGAAGATTGCCACCAGCACGACGCTCATCTTGTCGATGGGTGCAACCTGCGAGGCATGGCCGATCTTGAGCGCCCGGAAATAGCAGATCCATGAGGCGCCTGTGGCAAGGCCGGAAAGGATCAGAAAGAGGGTTGATTTTGTTGACAGGCTCGAAAAGCTTTCCCAGCCGCCGGTGGCGCTGAGCATGATCGCGAGGGCCAGAAGAATCACAATTGTTCGCACGAAGGTGGCGAAATCCGATCCGATACCGGATACGCCTACCTTGGCAAAAACGGCAGTCAATGCAGCAAAGCAGGCCGAAAGAATGGCCCAGAACTGCCAGGAAAATATCATGTTTCGCATTGTTTCCTCTCGCTTGCTGGAGGGCGAACGGCTTCGAAATTGAGAGACTGGAATTTTGTGAGCTCTTGGGTGCTTTGACAAGCGCCAATCTGTTAGGGTCGCAATGAATATGAACGTTAGAGGTATCACTATGACATATATTGCATCGGACAAACGCTACGACACCATGCCTTATCGCCGGTGTGGCCAGTCGGGTCTGAAATTGCCTGCGGTTTCGCTCGGGCTGTGGCATAATTTCGGCCACGATACGCCGCATTTTACCAAGCAGGCCATGTGTCGGACAGCGTTTGATCTGGGGATCACCCATTTCGACCTTGCCAACAACTATGGTCCGCCCAAGGGCGCGGCCGAAGAAGCCTTTGGTGAAATCCTCAGGACCGATTTCAAACCCTACCGCGATGAACTGATCATCTCCTCCAAGGCCGGCTATGACATGTGGACGGGGCCTTATGGGGAATGGGGAAGCCGGAAATATATGATTGCGTCCTGTGATCAATCCCTGCAGCGCATGGGGCTTGATTATGTCGATATTTTCTATTCCCATCGCTTTGACCCCAATACACCGTTGGAAGAAACGATGGGGGCGCTCGATACGTTGGTGCGTCAGGGCAAGGCGCTCTATGTAGGCATTTCATCTTACAATTCTCAGCGCACGCGAGAAGCTGTCAGGATTCTGAACGAGCTTGGTACACCCTGCCTCATCCATCAGCCAAGCTATAACATGCTCAACCGTTGGGTCGAACGCGATGGTTTGAAAGATACGCTCAAAGAGCTTGGTGTCGGGTCGATTGCCTTTACGCCGCTGGCTCAGGGCATGTTGTCGAACAAATATCTCAATGGCATTCCTGACGATTCTCGGGCCGCTTCCGGCCGATTCCTCAAGAAGGAAATGATCACCGACCAGGCTATCGAGCATCTCAAGAAACTCAACGAGATTGCAGCGCGCCGTGGCCAGACGCTGGCCCAGATGGCCATTGCCTGGGTGCTGCGCGATGAGGGCATCACCACGGCGCTGATCGGAGCGTCGCGCGCTGAGCAGATCGTTGATTGTGCCGCTGCGGTAAAAAAGCTCGACTTCACGGCAGAGGAACTTGCCGAAATCGATCTCTACGCGCAGGAAGAGGACATCAATATCTGGAAGAAATCGTCCGACCTGTAATCGATGGTCGAACTGGTCCTATGCAACAAGAAAGGGCGAGCGGCATGGCCGTTCGCCCTTTTTCATTGTATCTACAATAAACCTCCACCTACGGTGGAGGACTGGACAAGTTCTACAATTTCGGTAAGAGACCTCCTCACTTGAACCATTGGCGTGGTTTGAAGATCAAATGAGGAGGTTTTTATGGACGAAAATCACCTATCACACAGCACTTGGGACTGCAAATATCACATAGTATTTGGCTCCAAATACCGGACCAAACGTCTATATGGAGATTTGCGTCTCGAGTTAAGAGATCAGTTTACCCAATTGGCTTCTCAAAAAGGGTGCCATATTGAGGAAGGGCATCTCATGCCCGACCATGTGCACATGCTGATCTCGATCCCACCCAAATACTCCGTGGCTCATATTGTTGGATTTCTCAAAGGAAAGACGGCCCTTTATGTGGCCAACAAATATGCCAGAAAGCGTCGCTACAAGGGATATCACTTTTGGGCACGTGGATATTTTGTCTCGACAACGGGCTATCAAGAGGAGGTCGTCAGACGCTATATCCGTAATCAGGAGAAGCAAGACAAGGCAACGGATTTTGCAGACCTATTCAAGCCTAACTACTAATCCATAACAAAACCACTCCTAGTGGTTCAAGCCTAGCGTTTCAAACCTCCCCCTCTGGGGGAGGTCATGACTTCCACATGGCCTGATCAGAAGTCGATGGCGCGGCCGTCGATTTCATAGTCATCATAGCGGGACGGATCGAGACCGCCACGACCATTGAATTCCTTGGGCCGGTCCGCGCTCACCTTCAGGGCGTCGCGTTCCTTGCGTCGTTCTTCCGCTTCCATCAGCGCGCGCTGGGCTGCGGGGGGCAGATCCTCAAACTTGCGCCGTGGTCTTTCTTCCTTTGGTTTGGCCGTTTCGGCCACGCGTTCTTCCGTGCTCTTGAACTGAGGGGAGTCGACGTCAACCGTCTGTCTTTTCGGGGCTTCGTCTGCCATTCATCTGCTCCCTTGCTTTCCTGTCTTGAAAATGGGTCTCGGGTGGCACCATATAGGATAATGAAATGCGATCCAATCGCTCAGAGCCATAAAGAAGGATAGTTCCGGCATGAATTTCTTCCGTACCACACTCTTGCTGGCCGCCATGACAGGCCTGTTCATGGCCATCGGCTATTTGCTCGGTGGCTCGGGGGGCATGATGATTGCCTTCATCTTTGCGCTGGGCATGAATGCGTTCAGCTACTGGAACTCGGACAAGATGGTGCTGAGGATGCATAACGCCATGGAGGTGGATGCGCGCTCGGCTCCGGAATATTACGAGATCGTCGAGAAGCTGGCGCAGTCTGCCGGGCTGCCGATGCCGCGCGTCTATGTCATCGATTCCGATCAGCCCAACGCCTTTGCCACGGGGCGCAACCCGCAGCATGCCGCTGTGGCTGCCTCGACAGGTCTGCTCAACCGCCTCTCCTATGAAGAGGTGGCCGGTGTGATGGCCCATGAGCTGGCCCACATCAAGAATTACGACATTCTGACCATGACCGTGACGGCGACCTTTGCTGGCGCGATTTCCATGCTTGCCAACTTTGCGATGTTCTTTGGTGGCAACAGGGAGAGGGGTGGCATCATTGGCACGATTGCCATCATGATTCTGGCACCGCTGGCCGCGTCCGTCGTGCAGATGGCGATCAGCCGGACGCGGGAATACTCTGCCGACAAGACCGGGGCAGAAATCTGCGGTCAGCCGATGTGGCTTGCCTCGGCGCTGGCCAAGATCGCCAATGCTGCCGGGCGCACCGCCAACGTGACCGCCGAGCAGCATCCGGAAACCGCGCATATGTTCATCATCAACCCGCTTTCGGGGCAGAAGATGGACAATCTCTTCTCGACCCATCCGGACACCCAGAACCGTATTGACGCGCTGCAGGCTCTGCAGGCAGAATGGTACGGTGGACAGGGGCCGCTCAAGGTCAGCACCGGTGGCACCCTGGGCGCCAATCAGCGCCGTAGCCAGATGCGGGATGATGTCGGTTCTGACGGGCCGTGGAGTGGCGGCAGCCGTTCGCGTCCGTCGCACCCATCGCACCGTGACGAGCCGGATCAGCCCGGACCATGGGGGTGATGGTTGCTCTTCAGGTGTGATTTAACGATGCGAGAAAGGCCCGGATGTCTTCCGGGCTTTTTAGTATCCGGATTGTGCCGTTGTAGTTTGCCAACATTTTCAAAAGGCTGGGGCGATAGCGGGTCGGGAATTGCCAAATATACTTGAGCAGCCCCCAATTGATGTGCTCCTTGCAGCCTTCCGCCATGTCAGCACGTGAGCTGTGCCAATATCGGACTGAGCGCAACAGGGTGCGCTTGAGGCAGAGCATGCGGGGTGTGTCCAGAAAGAGCACTGTATCGGCGCGGGCCAGCCGGATGGGCATGGTGCTGCGATTGTTGCCATCCATGATCCAGCGCTCCTGCCTAGTCAGTTCCTCTTGTTTTCTGGCATAGTCTTCCTGAGTTCTGGCCTGCCAGTTGGGCAGCCAGAAATGTTGATCCAAATGAATCAGCGGCAATCCGGTTAAATGTGCCAGTTCCACTGCGAGTGTCGACTTTCCCGCCCCTGTACATCCGATGATCATTACTCGTTTCATGTCACCGATCCAGGGCCAGGGTTGCAAGGAAGGTTTGCATTTGCTTACGACTGGTCAGGCGCATTTTATTGCCATAATAGCCGTTATAATAGTCTAGCAGCTTTGGCCTTTGCGTCTTGGGAAAGGTCCACACATATTTGAGAAAGTGCCAGTCAAAGCGTTCCGGGCAACCGGGCGCCATGTCGATACGGACTTGACCATGTGTTTTCAACAGGCGGGTGAGAATGCCATATATGCAGACCCAACGTGGTGGATCCAAGAAAATCAGGAGATCACTTCTTGCCAAGCGACCTTTCAAATTGGCTGAATCCGTGTAGTTTCCCTCGATGATCCATTTCTCGCTTTCGATGATTCTATTCATTTCTATGAGGAACGCCGCCTTGTCTGGTTCAGTCCAGCCGGGTTTCCAGAATATCTGATCAATTGGAATAACGGGAAGGTTCAGCCTTGTCCCGAGCGTGCGGGCGAGAGTGGATTTGCCGGAACCGGATGATCCGATAATCGTGATGCGTTGCATGGCTGTGGTTCCTAGCCGTATGGCAAAGCCAGTCTGGCAAGGCCGGGAAAGTCTGCCAAATGCCTGCTTCCTGTGTTCAAGGTAGGATGGACCTGAGGCCTGAGAAACTAAACCCCTGCGGGGAAGCTTAAAAGATGGATTATGACATTTTCCGCACCCTCGTGCATTATTCCGGGCACTTTCTGGCCCCCTTCGTCATTGCGCGTCTCGTCTTTCCAAGAGAGATCTGGCTGAAGGCCGCGCTTGTCATGGTCGCGACGATCGTGATCGACGTCGACCATCTGCTGGCCGATCCGATCTTTGACCCCAATCGTTGCAGCATCGGCTTCCATCCCCTGCATACGCTATGGGCGGGGGTGGTCTATGTCGGGCTTGTGCTGGTACCGGACTGGCGGGCGCGGGCCTTTGGTGTGGGGGCGCTGTTCCATCTGGCGGTTGATGCCAATGACTGCTTTCTGGGCGGGACCTGGTAGAAGCCGCCAATGAAAAAGCCGCTGCGGGATAACCGGAGCGGCTTTTTGTATCGGATCAGGAAACGGCCTCAAGCTAGCTCAGGCTAGCTCAGACTTTCTCAGGCGGTTTTCTTGGAGGCGCGCACAGCCCGTTTGCGATCGTTCGGATCCAGCAGGATCTTGCGCAGACGGATCGACTTTGGCGTCACTTCTACCAGTTCATCATCGGAGATGTAGCTCAACGCAGCTTCAAGGCTCAGCTTCAGCGGCGTGGTCAGCTTGATGGCATCATCCTTGCCCGAGGAGCGGATGTTGGTCAGCTGCTTGCCCTTGAGCACGTTGATGTCGAGGTCGTTGCCGCGGGTGTGTTCACCGACGATCATGCCTTCATACACCTTGGTGCCCGGGGTGATCATCATCGGGCCGCGATCTTCCAGCTGCCACAGGGCATAGGCAACAGCCTCGCCTGCACCGTTGGAGAGCAGCACACCGGTGTTGCGGGATGCGATCTCGCCCTTGTGCGGTGCATAGGCATGGAACAGACGGTTGAGGATCGCCGTGCCGCGGGTGTCGCTCAACAGCTCGGACTGGTAGCCGATGAGGCCACGGGTCGGGGCGTGGAAGACAAGACGGGTGCGACCACCACCGGACGGGCGCATCTCGATCATGTCGGCCTTGCGTTCCTGCATCTTCTGGACAACGATACCGGAGAATTCATCATCGACGTCGATGGTGACTTCCTCGATCGGTTCCAGCAGCTTGCCTTTCTCGTCCTTCTGCATCACCACCTGAGGCCGTCCGACGCCCAGCTCGAAGCCTTCGCGGCGCATGTTCTCAATGAGAATGGAGAGCATCAGCTCGCCACGACCGGAGACGATGAAGGCATCGGTGCCATGTGCTTCTTCCACCTTCAGGGCTACGTTGCCTTCGGCTTCTGCAAACAGGCGGGA belongs to uncultured Cohaesibacter sp. and includes:
- a CDS encoding adenylate kinase; this encodes MKRVMIIGCTGAGKSTLAVELAHLTGLPLIHLDQHFWLPNWQARTQEDYARKQEELTRQERWIMDGNNRSTMPIRLARADTVLFLDTPRMLCLKRTLLRSVRYWHSSRADMAEGCKEHINWGLLKYIWQFPTRYRPSLLKMLANYNGTIRILKSPEDIRAFLASLNHT
- a CDS encoding DUF1989 domain-containing protein, which gives rise to MTISVPPADADARRAIKPVICYPTETLPRPDVALYQTAFEGAEKVDEVIIPLRDAASIEVPAGHLLRIICPEGPQVGDLDLFNSANLDERFYSGKTRALHGTHVSIGDQLWSSFPYMRPMATVIEDTLSWYGIDPYGGSVHDVIGTRCDPYTGRVLNGVDYHHCCHSNLTRALARARNLSLPEAEKYIHDVLNVFMCTGFTRDTGQYFMKASPVRPGDTLGLFAEIDLLAVQSACPGGDCSSEHSSDAAQCYPLKMEVYKPLAGRLEGWQSPAVNAYDCSHGC
- the tnpA gene encoding IS200/IS605 family transposase, translated to MDENHLSHSTWDCKYHIVFGSKYRTKRLYGDLRLELRDQFTQLASQKGCHIEEGHLMPDHVHMLISIPPKYSVAHIVGFLKGKTALYVANKYARKRRYKGYHFWARGYFVSTTGYQEEVVRRYIRNQEKQDKATDFADLFKPNY
- a CDS encoding GNAT family N-acetyltransferase; its protein translation is MIRTFTSDDTDAVIAIWRSASELAHAFLSAEFMDEAERLTREIHLQQAETWVYECNGKILGFIGLIDDYIGGLFVDPAHHGEGIGRALVDKAVAEKGPLAVEVFVDNAIGRRFYAAYGFQGEKQVMDSHSGFPLLQLTYEPRE
- a CDS encoding EamA family transporter, which codes for MRNMIFSWQFWAILSACFAALTAVFAKVGVSGIGSDFATFVRTIVILLALAIMLSATGGWESFSSLSTKSTLFLILSGLATGASWICYFRALKIGHASQVAPIDKMSVVLVAIFGALFLGEHLSLGGWLGVGLIAVGATLVALF
- a CDS encoding bifunctional aconitate hydratase 2/2-methylisocitrate dehydratase, with product MTLYTNYLDEIETRKIQGLHPKPIDDAALLNEIIEQIKDPANAYRADSLHHFIYNTLPGTTSAAGAKARFLKEIILGEASVPEISEAFAFELLSHMKGGPSVEVLLDLALGDDASIAGQAADVLKTQVFLYDADTSRLEEAYKAGNAVAKDVLQSYANAEFFTKLPDIEEEVEVVTYVAAEGDISTDLLSPGNQAHSRADRELHGKCMISEKAQKEIQALKLQHPGKRVMLIAEKGTMGVGSSRMSGVNNVALWTGKQASPYVPFVNIAPVVAGTNGISPIFRTTVDVTGGIGIDLKNWVKKTDEDGKPILNNDGNPVLEQKYSVETGTVLKINTKNKKLYSDDGKEELANVASAFTPQKVEFMKAGGSYAVVFGKKLQTVAADILGVEPPVVFAPSKEITKEGQGLTAVEKIFNKNAVGVSAKLPLLAGSDVRVKVNIVGSQDTTGLMTAQELEAMAATVISPTLDGAYQSGCHTASVWDLKAQANIPKLMKFMNGFGLITGRDPKNVYPPLTDVIHKMLNDLTVDDWDIIIGGDSHTRMSKGVAFGADSGTVALALATGEATMPIPESVKVTFKGAMADYMDFRDVVHATQAQMLKQHGDNVFQGRIIEVHIGTLLADQAFTFTDWTAEMKAKASICISNDETLIGSLELAKSRIQVMIDKGMDNEKKVLQGLIDKADKRIAEIRSGEKPALRPDDNAKYFAEVVVDLDEIVEPMIADPDVNNADVSKRYTHDTIRPISYYQAEKKVDLGFVGSCMVHKGDMKIVAQMLRNLEDEKGKVEFKAPLVVAAPTYNIIDELKAEGDWDVLEKYSGFEFNDAAPKNTARTEYENILYLERPGCNLCMGNQEKAEKGDTVLATSTRLFQGRVVEDSAEKKGESLLASTPVVVLSAILGRTPTLEEYKTAVKGINLTKFSPPQEIPGTSRSVHF
- a CDS encoding DUF1674 domain-containing protein, with protein sequence MADEAPKRQTVDVDSPQFKSTEERVAETAKPKEERPRRKFEDLPPAAQRALMEAEERRKERDALKVSADRPKEFNGRGGLDPSRYDDYEIDGRAIDF
- the mgrA gene encoding L-glyceraldehyde 3-phosphate reductase; the protein is MTYIASDKRYDTMPYRRCGQSGLKLPAVSLGLWHNFGHDTPHFTKQAMCRTAFDLGITHFDLANNYGPPKGAAEEAFGEILRTDFKPYRDELIISSKAGYDMWTGPYGEWGSRKYMIASCDQSLQRMGLDYVDIFYSHRFDPNTPLEETMGALDTLVRQGKALYVGISSYNSQRTREAVRILNELGTPCLIHQPSYNMLNRWVERDGLKDTLKELGVGSIAFTPLAQGMLSNKYLNGIPDDSRAASGRFLKKEMITDQAIEHLKKLNEIAARRGQTLAQMAIAWVLRDEGITTALIGASRAEQIVDCAAAVKKLDFTAEELAEIDLYAQEEDINIWKKSSDL
- the htpX gene encoding zinc metalloprotease HtpX — translated: MNFFRTTLLLAAMTGLFMAIGYLLGGSGGMMIAFIFALGMNAFSYWNSDKMVLRMHNAMEVDARSAPEYYEIVEKLAQSAGLPMPRVYVIDSDQPNAFATGRNPQHAAVAASTGLLNRLSYEEVAGVMAHELAHIKNYDILTMTVTATFAGAISMLANFAMFFGGNRERGGIIGTIAIMILAPLAASVVQMAISRTREYSADKTGAEICGQPMWLASALAKIANAAGRTANVTAEQHPETAHMFIINPLSGQKMDNLFSTHPDTQNRIDALQALQAEWYGGQGPLKVSTGGTLGANQRRSQMRDDVGSDGPWSGGSRSRPSHPSHRDEPDQPGPWG
- a CDS encoding DUF6122 family protein, translating into MDYDIFRTLVHYSGHFLAPFVIARLVFPREIWLKAALVMVATIVIDVDHLLADPIFDPNRCSIGFHPLHTLWAGVVYVGLVLVPDWRARAFGVGALFHLAVDANDCFLGGTW